The genome window CCTTCTGCGGCATCGGCGGCTATCTTTGGAAGACGCGCGACCGCAACATCGACGCCGTCGCGCCGCGCGAGGAGATGCGCCGCATCCTGACGCTCATCGGCTGGCTCGCGGTGTACGCCTTCTCCGTCTACTGGGGCGCCTCCTACTTCACCGAGCAGGACGGCACCTGGCACCAGACCGTGATTCGCGACACCGACTTCACGCCGAGCCATATCCTCGAGTTCTACCTCAGCTATCCGATCTACATCATCTGCGGTTGGGGCGCCTTCATGTATGCGCACACGCGCATCCCGCAATTCGCCAAGCGAATTTCGCTCGCCTTCCTGATGTTCTTCGCCGGGCCCTTCATGATTTTCCCGAACATCGGCCTGAACGAGTGGGGCCACACCTTCTGGTTCATGGAAGAGCTGTTCACGGCGCCGCTGCAC of Methylocystis sp. SC2 contains these proteins:
- the amoC gene encoding bacterial ammonia monooxygenase, subunit AmoC, with amino-acid sequence MNQTTEKAVSAAQAGETDTIVNYKPAYITMGVMLVFYVGIRVYEQYFGWKAGLDSFAPEFQTYWMNLMWTELPLEFVAFCGIGGYLWKTRDRNIDAVAPREEMRRILTLIGWLAVYAFSVYWGASYFTEQDGTWHQTVIRDTDFTPSHILEFYLSYPIYIICGWGAFMYAHTRIPQFAKRISLAFLMFFAGPFMIFPNIGLNEWGHTFWFMEELFTAPLHWGFVFFGWFALAVFGVARQVLDRVIELSKEYEKDALAL